A genomic stretch from Sporocytophaga myxococcoides includes:
- a CDS encoding response regulator transcription factor, which translates to MEKKTVSDSINRKLIDITRKFYNYPEGKTKGNHKDLSIPDLFNVNSATITGIYNHVSCGYDFFSSNTKSLLGFDHKKFLQGNIQFILSLLHPAQRELFDNEILPLLFKYYHLYSQKKKVTELKFGFTLKMRRSDGNHIWTLFEMRPFKVNTKGQPINSVLSISDISLFKKDEVNEFIVYKKSETGLLKKIFSSSFSSTGASYRFSKRELEIISLLAEGKTSKKIGEILNLSVHTVSTHRKNMIEKSSVQNTTELIKLATIRGLIENYKR; encoded by the coding sequence ATGGAAAAAAAAACAGTTTCCGATTCTATTAATAGAAAATTGATAGACATTACCAGAAAATTCTATAATTATCCTGAAGGTAAAACCAAGGGTAACCATAAAGACCTAAGTATACCGGATTTATTCAATGTAAATTCCGCCACAATAACGGGAATATACAATCATGTCAGTTGTGGTTATGATTTTTTTAGTTCCAACACCAAATCACTTTTAGGATTTGATCATAAAAAATTCCTGCAAGGAAATATCCAATTTATTCTTTCACTGTTGCATCCTGCACAGAGAGAACTTTTCGACAATGAAATCCTTCCCCTGCTTTTTAAGTATTATCATTTGTATTCACAGAAAAAAAAAGTCACTGAACTTAAATTCGGCTTTACATTAAAAATGAGAAGAAGCGATGGCAATCATATCTGGACCTTATTTGAAATGAGACCATTTAAAGTGAACACCAAAGGCCAGCCTATCAATTCTGTGCTTTCAATATCTGATATCTCATTATTTAAAAAAGATGAAGTAAATGAGTTTATAGTTTATAAAAAATCAGAAACAGGTTTATTAAAGAAAATATTTTCCAGCAGCTTCAGCTCCACAGGCGCTTCCTACAGGTTTTCAAAGAGAGAACTTGAAATCATTTCATTACTGGCAGAAGGAAAGACAAGCAAAAAGATAGGTGAAATTCTAAACCTAAGTGTTCACACAGTCTCTACACACAGAAAAAATATGATTGAAAAGAGCAGTGTGCAAAATACTACTGAATTGATAAAACTGGCTACTATAAGAGGCTTAATAGAAAATTACAAAAGATAA
- a CDS encoding energy transducer TonB, giving the protein MKYILLFLFKLSLELSFAQTDGENFIVNNKEEKSCPNGKQKKKPATFKGKLKTYLKQNLQYPEEALIKRLEDTVWVTFDIDVYGNIKDPRIDKAGQIFFDEEALRVIKLMPAWSPATINGEAVSECQIIPIIFKLPEKGHSEK; this is encoded by the coding sequence ATGAAATATATACTTCTTTTCTTGTTTAAGTTATCATTAGAGTTGTCATTTGCTCAAACTGATGGCGAAAATTTTATTGTAAATAATAAAGAAGAGAAGAGTTGTCCCAATGGAAAACAAAAGAAAAAGCCAGCCACATTTAAAGGAAAGCTGAAGACTTATCTTAAACAAAATCTTCAGTACCCGGAAGAGGCATTGATAAAAAGACTTGAAGATACCGTATGGGTTACCTTTGATATTGATGTTTACGGTAATATTAAAGATCCTCGTATCGATAAAGCCGGACAAATATTTTTTGACGAGGAAGCATTGCGGGTTATAAAACTAATGCCAGCCTGGAGTCCTGCCACCATTAATGGAGAGGCCGTTTCAGAATGTCAGATAATACCAATAATATTCAAACTTCCCGAAAAAGGACATTCTGAAAAATGA
- a CDS encoding energy transducer TonB has protein sequence MGTTGEVTDLNIIRGLGNGFDEEVLRVMKLMPEWEPGYLDGKPIKIRKILPIKFSLPD, from the coding sequence ATTGGCACAACTGGTGAAGTGACAGACCTGAACATCATAAGAGGCTTGGGTAATGGTTTTGATGAAGAGGTATTGCGGGTAATGAAATTAATGCCAGAGTGGGAACCAGGGTATTTGGATGGTAAGCCCATTAAAATTCGAAAAATTTTGCCGATAAAATTTTCTTTACCTGACTGA
- a CDS encoding chalcone isomerase family protein codes for MSKLKNLLILMLLVCSMVPQAQSKGKNKKMPENISAEKEQLVLNGWGVRKKFYIDLFEGGLYLKERSKDANKIIQADEPMSIRIHVISDLITGKRLEENMRSEFDRVTNGDWGTHKANIETVMHAFKEDINKGDVFDLVYLPGSGLTIFKNNKEQALVKSLDFKKLLYSIWLGDDPQDAKLKKGMMG; via the coding sequence ATGTCGAAACTAAAAAACCTGCTTATTCTGATGTTATTGGTATGCTCTATGGTACCGCAAGCTCAAAGCAAAGGTAAGAACAAGAAAATGCCGGAGAATATATCTGCAGAAAAAGAGCAATTGGTTTTAAACGGATGGGGGGTAAGAAAGAAGTTTTACATAGATCTTTTTGAAGGTGGCCTTTATCTGAAGGAGAGAAGCAAGGATGCAAATAAAATCATTCAGGCTGATGAGCCGATGAGTATCAGAATACATGTCATCTCAGACCTCATTACCGGCAAAAGACTCGAGGAGAACATGCGTTCAGAATTTGACCGTGTTACAAATGGTGATTGGGGAACTCATAAAGCAAACATTGAAACAGTTATGCATGCTTTTAAAGAAGATATCAATAAAGGAGATGTGTTTGACCTGGTATACCTTCCTGGTTCAGGTTTAACGATCTTTAAAAACAATAAAGAACAGGCTCTTGTCAAAAGTCTGGATTTTAAAAAACTTTTGTATTCGATTTGGCTAGGTGATGATCCTCAGGATGCAAAACTTAAAAAAGGTATGATGGGCTAA
- a CDS encoding 7TMR-DISM family protein, which translates to MNNQFLGFLILLAGLILPIGKIYAEINLTDQTEDLIIQGREGEWMEDFSGKKSFLEIASKGTFSKSESGVLRNFNPSSVYWIRFNVKNNASKDKKWVLESLTPNIKLLDVWIPDENGVIRQYTSGLLHQNAKSYPHKNYVFDLPSALHKYTVYARIYSPNDTGLEFKIRSQHYFTAYALYEYFFLGIYYGCLLLMLIYNLLLYLTNKERVYIFYSVYVTACIFLSLTEDGLGVEVFWKGFSSESLYLYYYIAPLVFLISSVFYARAFLNLKINFPQADKALLFLTLLYTGYVGIEAVRNSKFSLPELYIVPFVLIYIISIYIYIKGYKAARFFILGYTVVFISLIILQLRLNKILEPDIFSVYVFNYGILAEAMILSFALGDRLKMIRKEKAEADKQIMIHLNENNDLKGQLVLELKEKNQLADKVNRELDMKVQERTKALQQKTDELALAHDKLELYSKKLADMNIKLDLDNWKLKTKVKEERKARIVSEEISIEEFLTTFPDQSACLRYLEELKWAEGYSCRKCRNTKFSEKNFSRKCTKCNYIESPTSNTLFHGIKIPLNKAFYLLYCTNLKTGKYTLDELSLKLEIGKNTCWEFRKRVQQRQEEKRKTLKIKETENWELLIMD; encoded by the coding sequence ATGAACAATCAATTTTTGGGGTTTCTAATTCTTCTGGCAGGTCTGATTTTGCCAATCGGAAAAATTTATGCTGAAATAAATCTTACAGATCAGACCGAAGATTTAATCATTCAGGGAAGAGAAGGTGAGTGGATGGAAGATTTTTCAGGCAAAAAATCATTTCTGGAAATAGCATCAAAAGGAACTTTTTCTAAATCAGAAAGCGGAGTTTTAAGAAATTTTAACCCCTCTTCCGTTTATTGGATCAGGTTTAATGTTAAAAATAATGCCTCAAAAGATAAAAAATGGGTGCTGGAAAGTCTGACTCCGAATATTAAGTTATTGGATGTCTGGATCCCGGACGAGAATGGAGTGATAAGGCAATATACTTCCGGACTGCTTCATCAGAATGCTAAGAGTTATCCTCATAAAAATTACGTATTTGACCTGCCTTCTGCTCTTCATAAATACACTGTTTATGCCAGAATTTATTCACCTAATGACACTGGACTTGAGTTTAAAATAAGGTCTCAGCATTACTTCACAGCTTATGCATTGTATGAGTATTTCTTTCTTGGCATCTATTATGGTTGTCTTCTGCTGATGCTGATTTATAACCTGCTTCTATATCTTACCAACAAAGAACGGGTTTATATTTTTTATTCGGTTTATGTAACAGCCTGCATTTTTCTGTCGCTTACAGAAGATGGCTTGGGTGTAGAAGTTTTCTGGAAAGGCTTTTCATCTGAAAGCCTTTATCTCTACTATTATATTGCTCCTTTGGTATTTCTTATAAGTTCTGTATTCTATGCAAGAGCATTTCTTAATTTAAAAATAAACTTTCCTCAGGCTGATAAAGCTTTATTGTTTCTTACTCTTTTGTATACCGGATATGTTGGTATTGAGGCTGTCAGAAATTCCAAATTTTCCTTGCCAGAGTTGTATATAGTACCGTTTGTTTTGATCTATATAATTTCCATATATATCTATATAAAAGGGTATAAAGCGGCCAGATTCTTCATACTTGGATATACTGTAGTCTTTATCTCTCTGATTATTCTTCAGCTGCGACTAAATAAAATCCTGGAACCAGATATTTTCAGTGTATATGTTTTTAACTATGGTATTCTTGCAGAAGCCATGATTCTATCTTTTGCACTTGGAGACAGATTGAAAATGATAAGGAAAGAAAAGGCAGAGGCGGATAAACAAATCATGATTCATTTGAATGAAAATAATGATCTTAAAGGTCAGCTGGTTCTTGAACTGAAAGAGAAGAATCAGCTTGCAGATAAGGTTAATCGGGAGTTGGACATGAAAGTACAGGAAAGGACTAAAGCGCTTCAGCAGAAAACAGATGAACTGGCATTAGCTCATGATAAGCTGGAGTTATATTCTAAAAAACTTGCAGACATGAACATTAAGCTTGATCTGGATAACTGGAAACTAAAGACAAAGGTAAAAGAGGAGCGCAAGGCAAGAATAGTTTCAGAAGAGATTTCTATTGAAGAGTTTTTAACAACGTTCCCGGATCAGAGTGCATGCCTCAGATACCTTGAAGAGTTAAAGTGGGCAGAAGGTTATTCCTGCAGGAAGTGTAGGAATACTAAGTTTTCTGAGAAAAACTTTTCAAGGAAATGCACAAAGTGTAATTATATCGAATCACCTACTTCTAATACTCTTTTTCACGGAATTAAAATTCCTTTGAATAAAGCTTTTTATTTGCTTTACTGCACGAACCTGAAAACAGGGAAGTATACTTTAGATGAGTTAAGCTTGAAGCTGGAGATCGGTAAAAATACCTGCTGGGAATTCAGAAAAAGAGTACAGCAAAGGCAGGAAGAAAAAAGGAAAACGTTGAAAATAAAAGAAACTGAAAATTGGGAACTCTTAATTATGGATTAA
- a CDS encoding glycoside hydrolase family 3 N-terminal domain-containing protein gives MKRLFKKVPKAGKLIIMALAFNYQNVQAQNQDQKIDRLMSQMSLEEKVGQMTQIDLNLLAVNGYQNTDGSLDKEKLKKAILEYKVGSVLNPVGRAYSVETWHKIITEIQDLAVKKTPNKIPVIYGIDAVHGTTFTLNSTLFPHNLGLAATRNDELARLSGNITAREVRASGIRWNFSPVLDAGRQPLWSRFAETWGEDTYLTKQMGVATIQGMEGDGLKNPTAVASCMKHFIGYSAPRTGKDRTPAHIPDIILREYYLPQFKAAIEAGSSTVMINSAEINGIPTHANEYLLKEVLRKELGFKGLVVTDWEDIIRLHNRHMIASTPKEAVKIAINAGIDMSMVPNDYSFFTYLTELVKEGQVSMATIDASVRRILKLKYDLGLFDNPYPEKSAASLFNLPEYGVAALQASRESITLLKNENLGASPVLPLKKNAKILLAGPGADNLPSLHGCWSYSWQGNNSKYYPSTTKTILQAIQEKTGKSNVTFYGSKEYNNEVNFATESIFKNASAFDFIVLCLGEDAYAEQPGAIDDLDLPVNQLKLAKAAINTGKPVILVMTQGRPRVINSIVPGMKGIIQAYWPGTKGADAIADVLFGDYNPDGRLPFSYPAATGDLVLYDHKFTEKIQETAQGFEYNGYKPQWPFGFGLSYSTFEYSPIKVSQKDFSGNETIKVSVEVKNTGQLDGKHSVELYSKDLFASVTPDSKRLRKYKKVAIKAGETVTVEFELNKSDLEFVSQKLETVTEPGEFELMIENQKVIISYK, from the coding sequence ATGAAAAGATTATTTAAAAAGGTACCTAAAGCAGGTAAACTAATCATTATGGCTTTAGCTTTTAATTATCAGAATGTCCAGGCTCAAAATCAGGATCAAAAGATTGACAGACTGATGTCTCAAATGTCTCTTGAAGAAAAAGTAGGACAAATGACCCAAATAGATCTGAATCTGCTTGCTGTCAATGGGTATCAGAATACAGACGGAAGCCTTGATAAAGAAAAACTTAAAAAAGCTATTCTCGAATACAAAGTAGGTTCAGTACTTAACCCTGTCGGCAGAGCTTATTCTGTAGAAACCTGGCACAAGATAATTACGGAAATTCAAGACCTTGCTGTAAAAAAGACCCCAAACAAAATTCCGGTTATATATGGAATAGATGCGGTTCATGGAACAACTTTCACACTTAATTCAACTCTATTCCCTCATAATCTTGGACTTGCAGCTACCAGAAACGATGAGCTTGCCAGATTGAGTGGAAATATAACAGCAAGAGAGGTAAGAGCTTCCGGGATTAGATGGAATTTCTCTCCGGTATTAGATGCAGGCAGACAACCATTATGGTCAAGGTTTGCAGAAACCTGGGGAGAAGACACATACCTAACCAAACAAATGGGTGTGGCCACCATTCAAGGTATGGAAGGTGACGGACTTAAAAACCCAACTGCTGTGGCATCCTGTATGAAGCACTTCATCGGATATTCAGCTCCGAGAACAGGTAAAGACAGAACTCCGGCTCATATTCCTGATATTATCCTCAGAGAGTACTATCTGCCACAATTTAAAGCTGCTATTGAAGCAGGGTCCTCTACTGTAATGATTAACTCTGCAGAAATCAATGGTATACCAACTCATGCCAACGAATACCTTCTTAAAGAAGTCCTGAGAAAAGAGCTTGGTTTTAAAGGATTGGTAGTAACGGACTGGGAAGACATTATAAGATTGCACAACAGACATATGATTGCATCAACACCTAAGGAAGCGGTAAAAATAGCAATTAATGCAGGTATAGATATGAGCATGGTACCCAATGATTACAGCTTCTTCACCTATCTAACCGAGCTAGTAAAAGAAGGTCAGGTAAGCATGGCAACAATTGATGCATCTGTAAGAAGAATATTAAAGCTTAAATATGATCTGGGATTATTTGATAATCCATACCCTGAAAAATCTGCGGCATCATTATTCAACCTTCCTGAATATGGAGTGGCTGCATTACAGGCTTCAAGAGAGTCTATCACACTCTTAAAAAATGAAAACCTGGGAGCGAGCCCGGTATTACCTTTAAAGAAAAATGCTAAGATACTTCTTGCAGGTCCTGGAGCAGATAACCTTCCTAGCCTTCACGGTTGCTGGTCTTATTCATGGCAAGGGAATAATAGCAAATATTATCCTTCTACAACCAAGACAATTCTTCAGGCAATTCAAGAAAAAACAGGTAAAAGCAATGTTACCTTTTACGGATCAAAAGAATATAATAACGAAGTCAATTTTGCAACGGAGTCCATTTTTAAAAATGCATCTGCTTTTGACTTCATTGTTCTTTGTCTTGGAGAAGATGCATATGCCGAACAGCCGGGAGCTATTGATGATTTAGACCTACCTGTAAATCAATTGAAACTTGCCAAAGCAGCAATAAACACAGGAAAGCCGGTGATTCTGGTCATGACTCAGGGAAGGCCTCGAGTAATCAATTCGATTGTACCAGGTATGAAGGGCATAATACAGGCTTACTGGCCAGGTACTAAGGGCGCTGATGCTATAGCAGATGTTTTATTCGGAGATTACAACCCAGATGGAAGATTGCCGTTCTCTTATCCTGCAGCCACAGGGGACCTAGTTTTGTATGATCATAAGTTTACCGAAAAAATCCAGGAAACTGCACAAGGCTTTGAATATAACGGATACAAACCTCAGTGGCCTTTCGGTTTCGGTCTTAGCTATTCGACTTTTGAATACAGCCCTATTAAAGTTAGCCAAAAAGATTTTTCAGGAAATGAAACAATAAAAGTTTCTGTTGAAGTAAAAAACACTGGACAGTTGGATGGGAAACACAGTGTAGAATTGTATTCAAAAGATTTGTTTGCCAGTGTCACACCTGACAGTAAGCGCCTTAGAAAATATAAAAAAGTTGCAATCAAGGCGGGAGAAACTGTAACAGTAGAATTTGAACTGAATAAGAGTGATCTGGAATTTGTAAGCCAAAAGCTCGAGACTGTAACTGAGCCTGGTGAATTTGAGCTAATGATTGAAAATCAAAAGGTGATCATTTCATATAAATAG
- a CDS encoding 2Fe-2S iron-sulfur cluster-binding protein: MIKFEIEDRQGNIQEVEIPEDINLSLMEVLKASDYPVLATCGGMALCATCHVEVQRGLEKLGGPSDAELDMLDTLPDASSASRLACQIKIGSHLSGMMFKLKGE, translated from the coding sequence ATGATAAAATTTGAAATAGAAGACAGACAAGGGAATATACAGGAAGTAGAGATCCCGGAAGATATCAATCTTAGTTTGATGGAAGTCTTAAAAGCTTCAGACTATCCGGTATTGGCAACTTGCGGAGGAATGGCTCTTTGTGCAACATGCCATGTCGAGGTTCAAAGAGGTTTGGAGAAATTAGGAGGCCCTTCCGATGCAGAGCTGGATATGCTTGATACTTTACCTGATGCTTCTTCAGCAAGCAGACTTGCATGCCAGATAAAAATAGGAAGTCATTTGAGTGGAATGATGTTTAAGTTGAAGGGTGAATAG
- a CDS encoding NAD(P)/FAD-dependent oxidoreductase, with translation MIHTDICIIGAGPVGLFAVFEAGLLKMRCHLIDVLPQIGGQLSEIYPKKPIYDIPGFPEVLAQDLVDNLKKQIDPFKPTYTLGERVETLAKREDGTFEIKTSDETVISCKAVVIAGGLGCFEPRKPEIENLERYEGKGVYYMVKDPERFRDKKIIIAGGGDSALDWTIFLSNVASEVTLVHRNESFRGAPDSAEKVFEMAKTGKIKLLLNTHLKELKGDNILESATVIGKEKEEKELKADYLIPLFGLSPKLGPIADWGLNIDKNAIEVNTFDYSTNVPGVFAIGDINTYPGKLKLILCGFHEAALMAQSAFKYVYPDQKLSFKYTTVNGVNAF, from the coding sequence ATGATACACACAGATATATGCATCATTGGAGCCGGACCTGTCGGACTTTTTGCTGTTTTTGAAGCGGGTTTATTAAAAATGCGCTGCCACCTTATCGATGTTCTTCCGCAGATAGGTGGACAGTTATCAGAGATTTATCCTAAAAAACCAATTTACGATATTCCTGGCTTTCCGGAAGTGCTGGCTCAGGACTTGGTGGATAATCTCAAAAAACAGATTGATCCTTTTAAGCCTACTTATACTTTGGGAGAAAGGGTTGAAACGCTCGCAAAAAGAGAAGATGGAACTTTCGAAATCAAGACTTCTGATGAGACTGTCATCAGTTGTAAGGCTGTTGTAATAGCCGGTGGCCTGGGTTGTTTTGAGCCAAGAAAACCAGAGATTGAAAATCTTGAAAGGTATGAAGGGAAAGGGGTTTATTATATGGTTAAAGATCCGGAGCGCTTTCGTGATAAGAAGATCATTATAGCTGGAGGTGGTGATTCTGCATTAGACTGGACAATCTTTTTATCAAATGTTGCTTCAGAGGTTACACTTGTTCATAGAAATGAATCTTTCAGAGGTGCACCAGACAGCGCAGAGAAGGTTTTTGAAATGGCTAAAACCGGTAAGATTAAATTACTTTTAAATACTCATCTTAAGGAGCTGAAGGGCGATAATATCCTTGAGTCAGCTACTGTAATCGGCAAAGAGAAGGAGGAGAAAGAACTTAAAGCAGATTATCTTATTCCATTATTCGGTCTGAGCCCAAAGCTAGGACCAATTGCGGACTGGGGATTGAACATAGATAAAAATGCGATTGAAGTGAATACATTTGATTATAGTACAAATGTTCCTGGAGTTTTCGCAATTGGTGATATTAATACCTATCCGGGAAAGCTGAAGCTTATTTTGTGCGGATTTCATGAAGCGGCATTGATGGCACAGAGTGCTTTCAAATACGTTTATCCTGATCAAAAGCTCAGCTTTAAGTATACAACAGTAAATGGTGTCAATGCATTTTAA
- a CDS encoding MarR family winged helix-turn-helix transcriptional regulator yields the protein MEDYLCNMYSFLLDRTARRVKQYAQQQFNEKNFNVTVDQWLVLRHLYEHNDLNQKELAELLFKDTPTLTRIIDILCEKGLTERKMHSKDRRSFIVHLTDTGLALVKELMPPVSEIRLKAWEGLSENDFQEFKRILNSIYNNLENN from the coding sequence ATGGAAGACTATCTCTGTAATATGTACTCCTTTCTCCTTGACCGCACTGCACGTAGAGTAAAACAATATGCGCAACAGCAGTTTAATGAGAAAAATTTTAATGTCACTGTGGATCAGTGGCTTGTCCTGAGGCATTTATATGAACATAATGATTTGAACCAAAAAGAGCTGGCAGAACTTCTTTTCAAGGATACTCCGACACTTACGCGAATAATCGATATTCTTTGTGAGAAAGGTCTGACAGAGCGTAAAATGCATTCCAAGGATAGGAGGTCTTTTATTGTTCATTTAACTGATACCGGATTAGCTTTGGTAAAGGAATTGATGCCTCCTGTTTCGGAAATCAGACTCAAAGCGTGGGAGGGACTTTCTGAAAATGACTTTCAAGAGTTTAAAAGAATTCTTAATTCTATTTATAATAATTTGGAAAACAATTAA
- a CDS encoding response regulator transcription factor, producing MKILVIEDEKALAGSITSQLDKEGYLCEAAFDYPSGLEKIMLYNYDCVVVDINLPGGDGFSLIENLKKTSSSTGIIIISARNSLDDKVRGLNTGSDDYLVKPFHFSELNARIKSLLRRRNFNGSNEIIFHEIKVDLNPRNVFVNNNEVNLYRKEFDLLMYFLSNKNNVLTKAAIAEHLWGDNIDSADSLDIVYSHIKNLRKKLLDKGSKDYIQSVYGIGYKFGEK from the coding sequence ATGAAAATTCTGGTAATTGAAGATGAAAAAGCACTTGCAGGAAGCATTACCTCTCAACTTGACAAAGAAGGTTACCTCTGCGAAGCAGCTTTCGATTATCCAAGTGGCCTTGAGAAGATAATGTTATACAACTATGATTGCGTAGTAGTTGATATAAATCTTCCAGGAGGAGATGGATTCTCGTTGATAGAAAATCTAAAAAAAACTTCTTCTTCTACAGGTATTATAATTATATCTGCAAGAAACTCTCTTGACGATAAGGTTCGTGGTTTAAATACAGGCTCGGACGATTATCTCGTGAAGCCTTTTCACTTTTCTGAATTAAATGCCCGAATCAAATCTCTTCTCAGGAGAAGGAATTTTAACGGAAGCAATGAAATAATATTTCATGAAATAAAAGTTGACCTTAACCCCAGAAATGTTTTTGTTAACAATAATGAAGTTAATCTTTACAGAAAAGAATTTGATCTGCTAATGTATTTTCTTTCGAATAAAAATAATGTACTTACCAAGGCTGCCATTGCTGAGCATTTATGGGGAGACAACATAGACTCAGCGGATTCATTGGATATTGTATATTCGCACATTAAAAACCTCAGAAAAAAACTATTGGATAAAGGCAGCAAGGACTATATACAGTCGGTCTATGGCATTGGTTATAAATTTGGGGAAAAATGA
- a CDS encoding type IX secretion system histidine kinase PorY produces MKLLTKTTIYYILISLITYILIAGAFYIVVKHLIYKEVEERLRAEQHDFEAFVKRHGDWDESSYFVENKIEIQKLSKSDTTQFEDSFKDTIFYNKYTKEDVPYRELTFYNKFKNDWYKISIRKSLIETTELIRYITLTMLFLLNIGLSSMFIFFRKMSKNIWRPFYNTLDKAKKFDIKDDKDIQVSVTQIYEFNELNDVIKKMTGKMRKDYLSLKEYTENASHEIQTPLAIINSKVENLIQCENLNNKQILWLDEIQNACLKISRMHKALLLLSKIDNGQYNASELIDFNNIICDKLEEFEALYIHRNISISLITKGIFKLNIHQDLAEILLTNIIKNAIIHNVSNGSVNVEIKNTSIEICNTGHPLITVPEKLFERFKKDKNTDSLGLGLSIVKKIADHSGLKVEYRYGNSLHKMILSKLS; encoded by the coding sequence ATGAAGCTTCTTACCAAGACAACAATCTATTATATATTAATTTCATTAATCACCTATATCCTCATTGCTGGTGCATTTTACATTGTTGTAAAACACCTGATCTATAAAGAAGTTGAGGAAAGACTGAGAGCTGAGCAACATGATTTTGAAGCCTTTGTAAAAAGACATGGGGACTGGGATGAAAGCTCATATTTTGTGGAAAACAAAATTGAGATTCAAAAACTTTCAAAATCTGATACTACTCAATTTGAAGACTCTTTCAAAGACACCATTTTTTACAATAAATATACGAAAGAAGATGTTCCATATCGGGAACTCACTTTTTACAATAAATTCAAAAACGACTGGTATAAAATAAGCATTCGGAAGTCTTTGATCGAAACCACTGAGCTTATCAGATATATCACCCTCACTATGTTATTCCTTTTAAATATAGGACTTTCCAGCATGTTTATATTTTTCAGAAAAATGTCAAAAAACATCTGGAGGCCTTTTTACAATACGCTCGACAAAGCTAAAAAATTTGATATCAAAGATGATAAAGATATACAAGTCTCAGTTACTCAAATCTATGAATTTAATGAGCTGAACGACGTAATTAAAAAAATGACAGGAAAAATGCGTAAAGATTATCTGAGCCTAAAAGAGTATACTGAAAATGCTTCTCATGAAATACAGACTCCTTTGGCCATAATAAATAGCAAAGTCGAAAACCTGATCCAGTGCGAAAACCTCAATAATAAACAAATATTATGGCTTGATGAAATTCAGAATGCGTGTTTGAAAATCTCCAGGATGCATAAAGCACTACTTCTTCTTTCAAAGATAGACAATGGACAATACAATGCTTCAGAGCTTATAGACTTTAATAATATTATCTGCGATAAGCTGGAAGAATTCGAAGCTTTATATATTCACAGAAATATCAGCATAAGCCTTATCACCAAAGGAATTTTTAAATTAAATATACATCAGGATCTGGCCGAAATTTTATTAACCAATATCATTAAAAACGCCATTATTCACAATGTATCTAATGGATCTGTAAACGTTGAAATTAAAAATACATCTATTGAGATTTGCAATACCGGTCATCCACTCATTACTGTTCCGGAGAAACTATTTGAAAGGTTTAAGAAAGATAAGAACACTGATTCTCTCGGGCTTGGCCTTTCTATTGTAAAGAAAATTGCAGACCATTCAGGATTAAAAGTGGAGTACAGATATGGGAATTCGTTACATAAGATGATACTATCAAAATTAAGTTAA